In Arachis hypogaea cultivar Tifrunner chromosome 7, arahy.Tifrunner.gnm2.J5K5, whole genome shotgun sequence, the genomic window gaaaagcgaacaTTGTGGCGGATGCCTTGAGTCAGAAATCTTTATATGCAACTTGGATGATGCTACAGGAGGAAGAGTTACtgaaggcatttcaaggtttgaatttgggaattagagaagaatctggaattttgtgtttgagtcagttgcagatttcaagtgattttaaatcagaagTTCTGAAGGCTCATTGAGACagtgaagcgttacgtaaggtattaccagcagttgaacagggaaaacagtggagagtgtcagaaggtcaggatggtttatggaggttcaagAATCGGATTATTGTGCCTAATGTTGGAGACCTGCGACAaagtatcttgaaggaagctcataagagtgGGTTCTCAATTCATCCAGGGAGTATTAAAATGTATTAGGATCTGAaaacgatgttctggtggccaggtatgaagaatgatgtgacATTGCAtatatctaaatgtttaacgtgtcagaaggttaagattgagcgtcagagaccatcagggacccttcagcctttagagattccacaatagAAATGGAaagtatcgcaatggattttgtgataggtttgTTTAGAACCCGATCTGGTTATGACGCTATCTGGGTGGTTGTGGATCGACTGACGAAATCAGCTCAttttcttcctatccgaataagttccacaatggaggaattggctcgaatgtatatcaaagagattgtcaggttaCATGGTGTGCCCTCTACTATTATATCTGACAGGGATCCTCGCTTTACATcaagattctggggagcttttcagcgtgcatttgggactcaaTTAAGTttgagtactgcgtatcaccctTAGACAAATGGTCAGTCAgagagaactattcagaccttggaggatatgctaagggcttgtgttttggaccagccagcgagctgggatcggtatatgccattaatagaatttgcttataataatagctatcatgcgagcattggaatggctccatatgaggctcagtatggcaggaaatgtcaatctctattgtgttggtatgaaactggagaaaaaagtttgttagggcctgagatgatagctgaaactactgaacagataaagaagattcgtagtcgaatgcttatagcccaaagccgcCAGAAGAGGTATGCTGATCAaaggcgaaagcctttggaattcgaagaaggagaacatgtctttctgaaagttacaccaaccactggagtgggaagatctattaagactaagaaactaaatccccgttatattggaccctttgagattctgaagaggattgggccagtggcttatagaattgccttaccgtCATATCTCTCGAATTTGCATGATGTGTTTCATGTATCACAGCTTTGGAAGTATACTCCTGACGcaagtcatgttctagaaccagaaccaatgcaagtaagagaagatctaacacttccagtaattccagtgagaattgatgatactaataTTAAACGATTACAAGGAAAGaaagtatcattggtaaaagtagtttggagtcgagctggtatcgaggaacatacctgggagctcgaatcagatatgcgaaaggactatcTACATCTCTTTTCAAGTaactagatttgaattttgagggcaaaattctttgttAGGTGGATAGGATGTAAACCctggttaaattagtagataattagtcaataaattagtttttaataaggaggattataaatgtgaatattatatcaaaatagggtagagcttatcgaaacgagaattttgacactaatttcgaagaaatcggTCCAAAATTAGACCaaacgggccgaaccggttgaaccgggcccaaaccGGGCCGTGGGCCCGACCGGACCAGCCCTTTAAGTGAACCCACGTTCTTCTTCTCCCCATTTTTGGCAGCGTCGAAGAGCATCAGGGAGAGGAAAGAAAGAACGTCAAATTGTTACGGTAAACTCCGATCCCCGTAACTTTtccgtccgagctccaatcgccgcaccgtttgcggccacgcgttcaccgcgtcgagctctacatttttaatggaacaattttataggtaaatCATTATTTTACACTCAGCCTtcatttcccccaattttcgaattttaagtgggaatgttgaatttctttgatttctgatgttttatgatccaattagcttgagagaaacgtttattcttgcttatgtgaagcttgggtaagatgaggatacgataattctattttattttctttgaatttgagctttgagtattaaattggatatatatgtgttataaatgtgtattaggttctgaataaataattggaacttgaaattgtgaatattggaacttggaggaagctgattaGTTGAATTTTGAAGGGGCTGCCTTGGTTTTAAATAATTTGCTTTGGTCGTTCCGttgaaatcggccaaggtatggtttatgtttcttgcatttaatatataatgttctgtgaaaacttagactaGATGACCATATGATAAGTTAGAATGCAgatgtatgtttaatgtttagtaatttgttgatgaatatatttggttgaagtttattgaataattagttattaattggttggtttggtgcttgttgattaactaataatttggtgaattattgatttgaggtattttgtgttagaagcctaggattagtgaactatgatccttagttgaattttggttgttggatttgaatattatatgagtataattgttgatctgaggtagatttattgtggtgactgttatgatgatgaggaagggtgtgttgaattgaaaagaaagcaggtttggatccgaaaagggtggcaaagtccaagttttagaggagatgctggcgaaattttataaaaaaaaattagagattttgtttatatgattatttaaaaagatttagattcaagggttatatgatttgatttagagttattaagaaaatcagCATGTTctaagtttgatttatttagaaaagaatgaattatgttttgaattggaactattgatggacagaATGGGAGGCGcaataatgaaggataaggattgaatatgattgacgtataatgatgaatgaaatgcaattgagaatgatgtggatgttgatgaattataattgaattatttatatggcttatgaatttgaataatctgagatacgagattctctGGATCAaatgtcgtggcttgccaccacgtgtaccaggttgaaaactcgatactctgttgaccctacgacgtaagtgtgaccgagcactatataaattcccgagaatgttaaccccattgagcaatattgattatttgagaaaaagctatgcatagactcttggagatGCACGTCGGgagacagtctaaggacaattcagacttgtcgggttggctggataaccgacagatgagtctcatcagccataggacaggcatgcatcatatgcatattacttgaattacttgcttgtgtattaactgggtgtgcctaaatgtacttgccatgttaaatgtatatttgttatctgcagtacttgtaaccgtcttgtgcttgcctttgtcTGTTtagttgtctgtgaaaatgcatgatggagttggaggtaaggAGGAATGGCAGAAtgggatttagatttaaggttaagttaagttaggtttaaatatccttagtaaaccaccctttatggcttctgtttaatactttaagctctataatctgagtgtcggcgttctaggattgcttttggcattcccaggaccttatatattatgtgtgtggtacctttaccatattgagaacctccagttctcattccatactatgttgttgtttttcagatgcaggtcgagaggcatctcgttaggcgtctggaccctTGAAGCAGAGTGGCTAcagggttattttgttatgctatgatgtgtatatatgtacttggtttctctccgcataacttgttcttttgatcctcctagaggtttatggagaggcaggattgtgtatatgtacttttgggttttggatatgtatgtatatatatatatatatgtaaatattctccggctagtcttgacttcgcaggctgagttaggagtttgttattttgtatttttggcactctattcctacttctgttatcataTGTTTAACAGTTACAGTTTCCTTAGCACGCAGGTTAacccgttccttgagcgttgcgcttttattttgtgattttgttttctcttttcttgaaggctcctagcatattgtaattcttctgctattatatgtactcattttattttagaggtcataataccacaccacctctattttacggcttaagcgtaaagcttagtgtggtagggtgttacaaatataAATAAGTATGTGTCTTctgaatttgaaaaaaattaaaatattaagaaataTAACATTAGAAGTTTTGTTGAGTAAATAACACCATCTCAGGTATACTTTAATAACCTCCGAGACACAGCAAACCTCAGCAATATGATTATCTCATTCTCAGCTGCAAAACTGCCGAAGATGTGAAATTGTTCATCTTAAAAAGCCATTAATAAATGATGTATTTTGACCCCCCAGTATTTAAATTTGAGTATCATCAACATGTCAAACCGCTTGAACAAACTTTCTATAGCCATTACACTCGGTTGTTGAAAGCCTCTAAGCGCCAGGTCCATCACACAGTATATACTGCTCAttcttctcttaatttctttTGTAGGATATTATAGTTTATAGTTTATACTCTATAAGGAGAGTAAGGAAACACTAATTAGAGTATCCATGGAGGTTTCTTGCACTGATCAAGAAGTTGAAGTAGAAACAGTGAAACTCAGTTCTAACAGACTCAACGACCTCAAAGCATTCGATGAAACAAAAACCGGCGGCAAGGGTCTTGTTGACAAAGGCCTTACAAAGATTCCATTGCTGTTCCATCACCAACCCGATAATAATAAGAAATCTCACTCAGAACACACAATTCCAGTTATAGATCTTGAAGATGTTGTTAGCAAGGATCGAAGCAAACGCCAAGGAGTTGTTTCAAGAATAAGGGAAGCATGTGAGACATGGGGTTTCTTCCAAGTGGTGAATCATGGGATCCATGAGTGTGTTCTTGAGGAGATGAAAGATGGAGTTAGAAGGTTCTTCGAGCAAGATGATGAGGTGAAGAAAGAGTTTTATACATGTGACCAAAATAGGACGTTCATTTATAACAGTAATTTTGATATGTATAGTTCACCAGCACTTAATTGGAGAGATACATTTGTGTGCTATCTTGCTCCTAATCCTCCTAAGCCAGAAGAATTACCAGTCGTATGCAGGTATCTTCTTATTACACTAACTAACTTTcaattaaattactaaattaatcaCCACTTCCTTAATTTGTTCTATTTGGCTTAGTTTCAAGAAGTTGTTCTAATTACACTAACTCTGtctcatcatatcttcttttttttttcctttatctttatttcagtgttatcaaacattttttttttcatatttttgtatttttgtattgaaaaacaaaaatataatgtgtacattaaaattaattagagtaaagtatcgctCAACGTTTAAGCTAAATTCTAAAGTTGTCCCTAATGCTtaaattgtcctatttaagtTTTACCGTTTTAAAATTGGCTAAATGttatctgttaacagaattgacggctgAACAAactgagacgattttaaaacattaTTAGGAATTTAAATAGGATGAAAATATTGAGGACAAAAACGaagatagaaataaattttaattttatccttcaataatatcaattttttaccgtacatagttattcaattattttttaatcacatccaaGTAAATTATACCTagtcacattactttcattcgaaataaatttatttttttataattttactcttaaaaatttttactcatcataaaatatttgtagaatgataagtaaaattaaaaaaaataaatatttgtagaatgactaataaaaaataaatattattttttagtaaaaattaaaaaatatttattttttattagtcattctacaaatattttatgatgactaaaaatctttaagagtaaaattataaaaaaaataaatttatttagaatgaaagtaatgtgattaagcgtaatttacttagatgtaattaaaaaataattgagtaaCTATATACcgtaaaaaatgatattattgaaggataaaattaaaatttatttatatgtatcgTTTTTCTCCCAACGttttcgtcttatttaagtctctaacgtttcaaaatcgtctcaatttcgtcttccgtcaattctgttaatagATCCCTAATAGCAGGATAACATTGAgctaattttaaaacgttagggaatTAAATAAGACAATTTAAACATTAAGAATAACTTTGAGACTTACCGTAAATATGagagataaaaataatattttactcaattaattattatatatttgtgtataaataaatatgttctttaacttatttttaatatatattttatactaataaataattttagtgtatatctAATATGgctgattaaaaaatattatgtatgtaaataaaaaaaatagttatcaaATCAATTACAATGTactacatataaatatatgtgacatttaattcatttttaatgaaTATTTTACAATGTactacatataaatatatgtgacatttaattcatttttaatgaatattttatattttaatatgtattttaaataaataattaatttttaacaaaatttttatttacacATAATatgtttattatgtatttatgctTTTAAAACACTCTTAACGAGACAGTCTTTATTTTGGTGGTAAGTCTTCTTTTTGAAGAAGTTAGAATCTGTTTGGttcatttatttatgttttttatttttagttttttaaatttttattttaaaaattttgtaaataaaaaataattgaaataataaaattttattttttattgtcaccttcttttacaaaatttttaaaataaaaaattctaaaaataaaaatataaatcaaacataatcttaatgttttaattttgtttgttggGAGTGTTTGACTATTTATTAGCCTTATATTTTACAAGGTGATTACTCAGATAAAGACGCATAtttcatctttttttaaaaatattttcatgttatgttttaatttgtttttgtataatttattcggtgtttctcatcacatattattaaattcctcaaaagattttcttttcaaaaaaaataaaaaacatttaatttagactaaaataaaaaaggtaacagattaactattagatttttttaattctttatataaaaaaatatatcacattcatcaaaatatatatataacaagctcttaaaatttttataaataaaaaaataattaatttatattcgtacaatatataaaataattactatattattatattatagattaaaattcactaatttaaattttgtttttatttttaatataagtattagaaataaatattttttttataacaagatgtagtgtaataaaatatatataatattaattaatttttaaaaaattctaaaaatatgatttttctaataaagtgttattagaaaattaacattataaaaggTAATTTCAACCAATATAATATAGTAAGTTATTAAATATACAAAACACatggaatataaatttttattgaatttaaattttaaataatttttaattaaatttcgaatatttttattttaaagagttagaatattttaacatcatctttttcgtatttttttaattgagtctttaattttttaaattataaactttatttataattaagagtaatattTTAACACCACTaattagtcacacatataaaaataccagaacaattctattgtcataattataatctaactttataagtAATACAACGcaatgaaactatatataagtaatataaccaAATTTAATCTACATTtatagtcacatttcataaataatataatcaaattatatttatgtttatagttaaaatatgaataaaaatacaaaaaattatcatgatagtttattttttttcgttcataatttttttattatttttaaaagaagataatttaataacacaaaaaagtcttattaaaagtaatttatttatatatgattaaaaaataattaaataattatatatgataaaaaattaatattattaaaaataaaaataaaatttattttaaaattaaaaataaaatttatttaaaaataaaattaaaaattatactttttttctaaaatttatctacaagtaattctataaatattttataataaataaaaatattaaattcgtACTAATTAAACTTTATACGAATTTTCGCCACAAAAGACTTGTTCTAGTTTTCTCCTTTTGTAATTTTACTTCATTCCGATCcattaaaaatatgcaaaagaCTCTATGAATTTTTCTTTGAACAAGTTCTTATGCAAATTAGAATGTGGTTATTTGGAAAGAGAAATTCTATTGTGTAGATTGGTATAAAATATTTAGACCAATAAATCGTAGCTGTGTGAGTTATTTGTGTAACACGTGGGTCAAAATAGTGCATGATAGGGATAGATTCAGAATTTCAGATGATGGAACAAGTGGATTGACAGTATTAGTAGTTCAATAGTAAGTTTGTCTCATGCAATTATGATTAAAATGTTAATGAGTCATGCTTAATAGCCTAATACAattgttagtttaatttatttttggcaaATGGACTTGCGGGTAAAATAGATTATTTTGGCTTGATAGgttttagcaattttagtttgatAGTGTGGGTTTTGTTTTAATTCATATTGTTTTAttgaattacaaattaaaaattataaattagtatTTTGTAGGTATTTTAATTTCTATAGAAACTCAACTTTTGAAATTTTGTAATATTATTGTAAAACTCAACTATAAGTTTTTCATGTGTTATTGTATTGTTCTGTGTTTAT contains:
- the LOC112701464 gene encoding 1-aminocyclopropane-1-carboxylate oxidase homolog 12-like, coding for MEVSCTDQEVEVETVKLSSNRLNDLKAFDETKTGGKGLVDKGLTKIPLLFHHQPDNNKKSHSEHTIPVIDLEDVVSKDRSKRQGVVSRIREACETWGFFQVVNHGIHECVLEEMKDGVRRFFEQDDEVKKEFYTCDQNRTFIYNSNFDMYSSPALNWRDTFVCYLAPNPPKPEELPVVCRIDG